A region from the Beduinella massiliensis genome encodes:
- a CDS encoding DDE-type integrase/transposase/recombinase codes for MSKSITQDMAYRQSLMKYAVKYGVSRASRKYNKSRSYIYFWKARWDGSMASLACQSRRPHSHPNQHTEAELKLIRDMRRRDPKLGMVELWHRLRRRGYTRRPESLFRVMRKLGLFPQVEKKPAYRPKPYEQMTYPGQRVQVDVKVVPRRCIADPELRLFQYTAMDEFTRLRFLAAYPEQSTYSSADFLKRLFKWYARRGIRVECVQTDNGFEFTNRFSNSKRNQVTLFEKTAADLGIRHKLIKPYTPRHNGKVERSHREDQKLFYNTHSFFSLDDFGGQLAAHQARTNNRPMRPLLWASPREFLLAFTVQDV; via the coding sequence ATGAGCAAGAGTATAACACAGGACATGGCATATCGGCAATCCCTGATGAAGTATGCGGTGAAATACGGCGTGAGCCGGGCCAGCCGGAAATACAACAAGAGCCGGTCGTATATCTACTTCTGGAAAGCTCGCTGGGATGGGAGCATGGCCTCCCTGGCCTGCCAGTCCCGACGTCCCCACAGTCATCCCAACCAGCATACCGAAGCAGAGCTGAAGCTGATCCGGGATATGCGCCGCAGAGATCCCAAACTAGGTATGGTGGAACTGTGGCACCGCTTACGTCGGCGGGGATATACCCGCCGCCCGGAGAGCCTCTTCCGCGTAATGCGGAAACTAGGGTTATTCCCACAAGTAGAGAAGAAGCCGGCTTATAGGCCCAAGCCTTATGAGCAGATGACCTATCCTGGACAGCGCGTTCAGGTGGATGTGAAGGTGGTGCCCCGCCGCTGTATCGCGGACCCGGAGCTGCGCCTGTTTCAGTACACTGCCATGGATGAGTTTACCCGACTGCGCTTCCTGGCCGCTTACCCTGAGCAGTCCACCTATTCTTCCGCTGACTTTCTCAAAAGGCTGTTCAAGTGGTATGCCCGCCGGGGTATCCGGGTAGAGTGTGTCCAGACCGACAACGGCTTTGAATTCACCAACCGCTTTTCCAACAGCAAACGCAATCAGGTAACGCTGTTTGAGAAAACGGCTGCTGATCTGGGAATTCGGCATAAGCTCATAAAACCATACACACCTCGCCACAACGGTAAGGTTGAACGCAGTCACAGAGAAGACCAAAAGCTATTCTACAATACCCATTCTTTCTTCTCGCTCGATGACTTTGGTGGGCAGCTAGCTGCCCACCAAGCTCGCACCAACAACAGACCGATGCGCCCTCTCCTTTGGGCTTCGCCTAGAGAGTTCCTTCTTGCTTTCACTGTCCAAGATGTTTGA
- a CDS encoding histidine kinase, translated as MARTPTLGIRFKLCCSYMALVLLPTLLAGVLLYTYTVGNIRRQIDDELNDRIEEHAAQIRRRAAQTEEAARNFITLSEITQYVSGLYFDESELIIAYNQRVQAAFSWFDNAFANPMRISFFIGSEAVTEDSHFHAKRAYEQEEWYRQACARLSEASSCWEGAHAARDYRYSRGREASVFSLFLSSPLLKDAVMELEVDARDLLGEEERFICLRADTLEPIDLAGAPLSVTPDVLRLRSAQEGTVETQIGGQAVLLRALALEELDVLILRWMDRTELTAESGAALRIFFGILAPLTVLLFALTWVLSGSMSRRVRRITEAVEAMYHGRYDIDLPVDSRDELGALAWHMNEMAGRIDTLLNKVLLAEMAEKDAELSALQSQINPHFIYNTLETFCMMAELGDNERLSEGIAAMGELMRYNLSGKHETTLQAELHNVRLYAELQNLVNNERIQLTVDSDPELNSMPMPKLLLQPLVENAILHGMDPRRPLRIYLGVRRVECGVCIRVRNDGKPIAPSRLREITQTLSRDTADPLATFEDCLALTNISRRLKLLYDARATVNVLSGLYGTEVLIEIPYGGEE; from the coding sequence ATGGCGCGGACACCGACGCTGGGCATTCGCTTTAAGCTATGCTGTTCGTACATGGCGCTCGTGCTGCTGCCCACCCTTCTGGCGGGCGTCCTCCTGTACACCTATACGGTCGGCAACATCCGCAGGCAGATCGACGACGAGCTGAACGACAGAATCGAGGAGCATGCGGCGCAGATTCGCCGGCGCGCGGCGCAGACGGAGGAGGCGGCCCGGAACTTTATCACGCTGAGCGAGATCACCCAGTACGTGAGCGGCCTGTACTTCGACGAAAGCGAATTGATCATCGCCTACAACCAGCGCGTGCAGGCCGCATTCTCCTGGTTTGACAACGCGTTTGCCAACCCCATGCGCATCAGCTTTTTCATCGGCAGCGAGGCGGTGACGGAGGACAGCCACTTTCACGCCAAACGGGCGTATGAGCAGGAGGAATGGTACCGGCAGGCCTGCGCGCGGCTTTCGGAGGCGTCAAGCTGTTGGGAAGGGGCGCACGCCGCGCGGGATTACCGGTATTCCAGGGGCAGGGAGGCCAGCGTATTTTCGCTGTTCCTCTCTTCGCCGCTCTTGAAGGACGCGGTCATGGAGCTCGAGGTCGACGCGCGTGACCTGTTGGGCGAGGAGGAACGCTTCATCTGCCTGCGTGCGGATACCCTTGAGCCGATCGACCTTGCCGGTGCGCCGCTTTCGGTAACGCCGGACGTCTTGCGGCTGCGGTCCGCGCAGGAAGGAACCGTCGAGACGCAGATCGGCGGTCAGGCGGTATTGCTGCGGGCGCTTGCGCTGGAAGAATTGGACGTGCTGATCCTGCGGTGGATGGACCGCACCGAGCTGACGGCGGAAAGCGGGGCGGCCCTGCGCATCTTTTTCGGCATTCTGGCGCCGCTGACCGTGTTGCTGTTCGCGCTCACTTGGGTGCTTTCGGGCAGCATGTCCAGGCGCGTGCGGCGCATCACGGAGGCGGTGGAAGCCATGTATCATGGCCGCTACGACATCGACCTGCCGGTGGATTCGCGCGACGAGCTGGGCGCGCTGGCGTGGCATATGAACGAAATGGCGGGGCGCATCGATACCCTGCTCAACAAGGTGCTGCTCGCGGAGATGGCGGAGAAGGACGCGGAGCTGAGCGCCTTGCAATCGCAGATCAATCCCCACTTCATCTACAATACGCTGGAGACGTTCTGCATGATGGCGGAGCTTGGCGACAACGAGCGGCTGAGCGAGGGGATCGCCGCGATGGGCGAGCTGATGCGCTACAACCTGTCCGGCAAGCACGAGACCACCCTGCAGGCGGAGCTGCACAACGTCCGGCTTTACGCGGAGCTGCAAAACCTCGTCAACAACGAGCGCATCCAGCTCACCGTCGATTCCGACCCCGAGCTGAACAGCATGCCCATGCCCAAGCTCCTTTTACAGCCGCTGGTGGAAAATGCGATCCTGCACGGGATGGATCCGAGGCGTCCGCTGCGCATCTACTTGGGCGTCCGCCGGGTGGAATGCGGGGTTTGCATCCGTGTGCGCAACGACGGAAAGCCTATCGCGCCATCGCGCCTGCGGGAGATCACGCAGACGCTTAGCCGGGATACGGCTGACCCGCTCGCTACCTTCGAGGACTGCCTCGCGCTGACGAACATCAGCCGGCGGCTCAAGCTGCTCTACGACGCCCGCGCGACGGTCAACGTCCTCTCCGGGCTGTACGGAACGGAAGTACTGATTGAGATACCCTACGGCGGGGAGGAATGA
- a CDS encoding cyclophilin-like fold protein: protein MNALKRVVKLFGIAALLVFMCGCAESDGARRPSAGAAEIPEKEAERIDAVPMKVQVKKDDTVIVFALNDGRAARELYAQLPVTVQVEDFGTNEKIFYPPEALSTEDTPQAEGQEGTLAYYAPWGDVVMFYGHFERNAGLYALGEAVSGMEEIMTLDGAVEISAVG, encoded by the coding sequence ATGAATGCACTGAAAAGAGTCGTAAAGCTTTTCGGCATCGCCGCGCTGCTGGTTTTTATGTGCGGCTGCGCTGAAAGCGATGGCGCCCGGCGTCCGTCGGCCGGCGCGGCGGAAATCCCCGAAAAGGAAGCCGAAAGGATAGATGCGGTTCCCATGAAGGTTCAGGTAAAAAAGGATGACACGGTGATCGTGTTTGCGCTGAACGACGGTCGTGCCGCGCGTGAGCTGTATGCGCAGCTGCCGGTGACGGTACAGGTGGAGGATTTCGGAACCAACGAAAAGATCTTTTATCCGCCGGAAGCGCTCTCCACCGAAGACACGCCGCAGGCGGAGGGGCAGGAGGGTACGCTGGCGTATTACGCGCCGTGGGGGGACGTGGTGATGTTCTACGGGCATTTCGAAAGGAACGCCGGTCTGTATGCGCTGGGCGAGGCCGTCAGCGGGATGGAGGAGATCATGACGCTCGACGGAGCCGTAGAAATTTCGGCAGTGGGGTGA
- a CDS encoding DUF3737 family protein has translation MKRIEHQKFDGERALYGERELHLMHCAFDGPADGESALKECTGIRAEDCYCNLRYPFWHDRDLHISGTELTPLCRAALWYSERVRIEGSRLHGIKALRECSDVAMADCDIRSAEFGWSVRGIEMRRCTAESEYFMMRAEDMRFVDVRLRGKYSFQYVQNATFEDCELDTKDAFWHAKNVTVRNSVVRGEYLAWYSDSLTLVNCKIIGTQPFCYCTNLRLIDCEMVDADLCFEKSEVSATLTAPVQSVKNPLCGTIFAPAVGQVILDDPNARGQVVLWSEMAARTEASPVFEERKEFCG, from the coding sequence TTGAAGCGAATAGAGCATCAAAAATTTGACGGGGAGCGGGCGCTCTACGGCGAGCGGGAGCTTCACCTTATGCATTGCGCCTTTGACGGCCCGGCTGACGGCGAAAGCGCGCTGAAGGAGTGCACCGGCATTCGCGCGGAAGATTGCTATTGTAACCTGCGCTACCCCTTTTGGCACGACCGGGATCTTCACATCAGCGGCACGGAGCTGACACCTCTTTGTCGCGCCGCGCTGTGGTATTCCGAACGCGTGCGCATCGAGGGGAGCAGGCTGCATGGAATCAAGGCGCTGCGCGAATGCAGCGACGTCGCCATGGCGGACTGCGACATCCGCTCCGCCGAATTCGGCTGGTCGGTGCGGGGAATAGAAATGCGCCGCTGCACCGCGGAGAGCGAGTATTTCATGATGCGCGCGGAGGACATGCGCTTCGTTGACGTGCGTCTGCGCGGGAAGTACTCCTTTCAGTACGTTCAAAATGCGACCTTTGAAGACTGCGAACTGGACACGAAGGACGCATTCTGGCACGCGAAAAACGTGACGGTACGAAACAGCGTAGTCCGGGGAGAATACCTGGCTTGGTACTCCGACAGCCTCACCCTCGTCAACTGTAAGATCATCGGCACGCAGCCGTTTTGCTACTGCACGAATCTCAGGCTGATCGACTGCGAGATGGTAGATGCGGACCTTTGTTTTGAAAAGTCCGAGGTTTCAGCGACCCTCACGGCGCCGGTTCAGAGCGTCAAAAACCCGCTTTGCGGCACGATCTTCGCACCGGCGGTCGGTCAGGTCATCCTGGACGATCCAAACGCCCGCGGACAAGTCGTGCTCTGGAGCGAAATGGCTGCCAGGACGGAAGCGAGCCCGGTGTTTGAAGAAAGGAAGGAATTTTGCGGGTGA
- a CDS encoding oleate hydratase produces MYYSNGNYEAFARPEKPEGVDHKSAYLVGSGLAALSAACFLVRDGQMKGDHIHILEELDLPGGACDGINDPQKGFIIRGGREMENHFECLWDLFHSIPSIENPENSVLDEYYWLNKHDPNYSLQRATVKRGQDAHTDGKFGLSEKASMEIVRLFLTKDEDLYDKKIEDVFTEEFFSSNFWLYWRTMFAFEEWHSALEMKLYIQRFIHHIGGLPDFSALKFTKYNQYESLILPMVKYLEAHDVDFQYGTQVTNVRFDIAQGRKAAREIVCVRNGKEMRIPLTDDDLVFVTNGSCTENSSLGDNDHAPELKTQPGEGGCWQLWRNIAAQDPSFGHPDKFCTNIEATNWESATVTTLDDRIPPYLEKICKRDPFSGKVVTGGIVTAKDSSWLMSWTINRQPHFKAQPKDQLVVWVYGLFTDRPGDYIRKPMRECTGTEITEEWLYHVGVPEDQIHDMAVSSARCIPCMMPYITAFFMPRTQGDRPKVVPEGCVNFAFIGQFADTVRDTVFTTEYSVRTAMEAVYTLLNVDRGVPEVFNSCYDVRVLLDSTAKMMDGKKLTDMKLPFFTELVGKAALHKVSGTAVEDLMHRYHLI; encoded by the coding sequence ATGTATTACAGCAATGGCAACTACGAAGCGTTCGCTCGTCCGGAGAAGCCGGAGGGCGTGGATCACAAGTCCGCCTATCTCGTCGGTTCGGGCCTCGCCGCTCTCTCGGCGGCGTGCTTCCTCGTGCGCGACGGCCAGATGAAGGGCGATCACATCCACATTCTGGAGGAGCTCGACCTGCCCGGCGGCGCCTGCGACGGCATCAACGATCCGCAGAAAGGCTTCATCATCCGCGGCGGCCGCGAGATGGAAAACCACTTTGAATGCCTGTGGGATCTCTTCCACTCGATTCCTTCCATCGAGAACCCTGAAAACTCCGTACTGGACGAGTATTACTGGCTCAACAAACACGATCCGAACTATTCCCTGCAGCGCGCGACGGTGAAGCGCGGACAGGACGCGCATACCGACGGCAAGTTCGGTCTGAGCGAAAAGGCTTCGATGGAAATCGTCCGTCTCTTCCTCACCAAAGACGAGGACCTGTACGACAAGAAGATCGAGGACGTGTTCACGGAAGAATTCTTCTCCTCCAACTTCTGGCTCTACTGGCGCACGATGTTCGCCTTCGAGGAGTGGCACAGCGCGCTGGAAATGAAGCTTTATATTCAGCGCTTCATCCATCACATCGGGGGCTTGCCCGACTTCTCCGCGCTCAAATTTACCAAGTACAATCAGTACGAATCCCTGATCCTTCCGATGGTGAAGTATCTGGAGGCGCACGACGTCGATTTCCAGTACGGCACGCAGGTAACGAACGTCCGGTTCGACATCGCACAGGGGCGGAAGGCCGCGCGGGAAATCGTCTGCGTAAGGAACGGAAAGGAGATGCGCATTCCGCTCACAGACGACGACCTCGTCTTCGTGACCAACGGCAGCTGCACGGAGAACTCCTCGCTGGGCGACAACGACCACGCGCCAGAACTGAAGACGCAGCCCGGCGAAGGCGGCTGCTGGCAGCTCTGGCGCAACATCGCCGCGCAGGATCCGTCGTTCGGCCACCCCGACAAGTTCTGCACGAACATCGAGGCGACCAACTGGGAATCCGCCACCGTCACAACGCTGGACGACCGCATCCCGCCCTATCTCGAAAAAATCTGTAAGCGCGATCCGTTCAGCGGCAAGGTCGTCACCGGCGGCATCGTCACGGCGAAGGACTCCTCCTGGCTGATGAGCTGGACGATCAACCGCCAGCCGCACTTCAAGGCGCAGCCCAAGGATCAGCTCGTCGTGTGGGTCTACGGCCTGTTCACCGACCGTCCGGGCGATTATATCAGGAAGCCCATGCGCGAGTGCACGGGCACGGAGATCACCGAGGAGTGGCTTTACCATGTCGGCGTGCCGGAGGACCAGATTCACGACATGGCCGTAAGCTCCGCCCGCTGCATCCCCTGCATGATGCCTTATATCACCGCGTTCTTCATGCCCCGCACTCAGGGCGACCGCCCGAAGGTCGTGCCGGAAGGCTGCGTGAACTTCGCCTTCATCGGACAGTTCGCGGATACCGTGCGCGACACCGTCTTCACCACCGAGTACTCCGTGCGCACGGCGATGGAGGCCGTCTACACGCTGCTGAACGTAGACCGCGGCGTGCCGGAGGTCTTCAACTCCTGCTACGACGTGCGCGTGCTGCTCGACTCCACAGCCAAGATGATGGACGGCAAAAAGCTGACCGACATGAAGCTGCCCTTTTTCACGGAGCTGGTGGGCAAGGCGGCGCTGCACAAGGTCAGCGGCACGGCCGTCGAGGACCTCATGCACCGGTATCACCTAATCTGA
- a CDS encoding LysR substrate-binding domain-containing protein: MELRVLQYFLAVAREQSVSGAAAYLHLSQPTLSRQLKNLEDELGKQLFLRGNRKITLTEEGMLLRKRAEEIMDLVWKTEREITLNDERVAGDIYIGAGETDAIRILARAAGALQREHPQIRVHIASGDSADVTEELDKGLIDFGILLDPKDLSKYDYLRIPEKDVWGVLMRRDAPLAQKDAIRPEDLWDKPLILSRQHREGSALSLWLNRNEADLRIVATYSLLYNGSILVDEGIGYAITLDKILNTQGSNLCFRPLTPALQAELCIVWKKYQVFTKAAELFLHAVRKSLLSS; this comes from the coding sequence ATGGAACTGCGCGTGTTGCAATACTTTCTCGCCGTGGCGAGGGAACAGAGCGTTTCTGGGGCGGCGGCATATCTGCACCTTTCCCAGCCGACGCTCTCGCGCCAGCTCAAGAATCTGGAGGACGAGCTCGGCAAGCAGCTCTTCCTTCGGGGAAACCGGAAAATCACGCTCACGGAGGAGGGCATGCTCCTGCGCAAGCGGGCGGAGGAGATCATGGATCTGGTTTGGAAGACGGAACGGGAGATCACCCTGAACGACGAGAGGGTCGCCGGCGACATCTACATCGGCGCGGGCGAAACGGACGCCATCCGCATCCTCGCGCGGGCCGCGGGCGCATTGCAGCGGGAGCACCCGCAAATTCGCGTCCACATCGCAAGCGGCGATTCCGCCGACGTGACCGAGGAGCTGGATAAGGGCCTGATCGACTTCGGCATCCTCCTTGATCCCAAAGATCTGTCCAAATACGACTACCTGCGCATCCCGGAAAAGGACGTCTGGGGCGTGCTCATGCGGCGGGATGCTCCGCTCGCCCAAAAGGATGCCATCCGGCCGGAGGACCTATGGGACAAGCCGCTCATCCTTTCCCGTCAGCACCGGGAGGGCAGCGCCCTTTCCCTCTGGCTGAACAGAAACGAGGCCGACCTGCGCATCGTGGCGACGTACAGCCTGCTGTACAACGGATCCATCCTGGTGGACGAGGGCATCGGCTACGCCATCACGCTGGACAAAATCCTCAACACCCAAGGGAGCAATCTGTGCTTCAGGCCGCTGACCCCCGCCCTGCAGGCGGAGCTTTGCATCGTCTGGAAAAAGTATCAGGTGTTCACCAAGGCAGCGGAGCTGTTTCTGCATGCGGTGCGCAAGAGCCTCCTGTCCTCCTGA
- the msrA gene encoding peptide-methionine (S)-S-oxide reductase MsrA produces the protein MATREIYLAGGCFWGLEKLMRSLPGVTDAVSGYANGHTENPTYQDVCGGTTGHRETVRVVYDPEKTSLDALLFAYFSVIDPTTPNRQGNDIGTQYQTGVYTADEDSHRTVERIVEIERQNHESFCVEIAPLSRFYPAEEYHQRYLEKNPSGYCHILPGEISSLSKSRVDPGRYVRPPREALKKKLTPEQFAVTQQGATEAPYQNAYWSHHARGIYVDAATGEPLFSSTDKFDSACGWPAFSAPIDPGVVRYKEDRSHGMHRIEVRSRAGGSHLGHVFKGESEAPGGVRFCINSAALRFIPYEEMDAAGYGNLKDLVK, from the coding sequence TTGGCAACGCGTGAAATCTATCTGGCCGGCGGATGCTTTTGGGGGCTTGAAAAGCTCATGCGTTCCCTGCCGGGCGTTACAGACGCCGTAAGCGGCTACGCAAACGGCCACACGGAAAACCCCACTTATCAAGATGTATGCGGCGGAACGACCGGGCACCGTGAAACGGTTCGCGTGGTTTACGATCCGGAAAAGACGAGCCTCGACGCCCTCCTCTTTGCCTACTTTTCCGTGATCGACCCAACCACCCCCAACAGGCAGGGCAACGACATAGGCACGCAGTATCAGACCGGCGTTTACACCGCCGACGAGGATTCCCACAGGACGGTAGAGCGCATCGTGGAGATCGAAAGGCAAAACCATGAAAGCTTTTGCGTGGAAATCGCACCGCTCTCGCGTTTCTATCCGGCGGAGGAATATCATCAGCGTTATCTGGAAAAGAACCCGAGCGGTTACTGCCACATCCTTCCCGGCGAAATAAGCTCCCTGTCAAAGAGCCGCGTAGATCCCGGCCGGTATGTCCGCCCGCCCCGCGAGGCGCTGAAGAAAAAGCTCACGCCCGAGCAATTCGCCGTGACGCAGCAGGGCGCTACCGAAGCGCCCTATCAAAACGCCTATTGGTCGCATCATGCCCGTGGGATCTACGTGGATGCAGCAACGGGCGAGCCGCTCTTTTCCTCTACGGACAAGTTCGACAGCGCCTGCGGCTGGCCTGCCTTTTCCGCACCCATCGATCCCGGCGTCGTCAGATACAAGGAAGACCGTTCTCACGGCATGCATCGGATCGAGGTGCGAAGCCGCGCGGGCGGCAGCCATCTGGGCCACGTGTTTAAGGGAGAAAGCGAGGCGCCGGGCGGCGTGCGTTTCTGCATCAACAGCGCCGCCCTGCGGTTCATCCCCTATGAAGAGATGGACGCGGCCGGCTATGGAAACCTGAAGGATCTGGTAAAATAG
- a CDS encoding response regulator, which yields MRVLIAEDQNVIRQGLAKIIGEIPGVEVDAAADGAAAWAQYRVCPADLIVTDIVMPDMDGLELIERIRAVDDACAAVVISGYDRFEYARRAMAQGVRDYLLKPMRRDKILSVISARKAEYDQRRERDDKLFSAAWNAGLAGESERLRDELTGMKSRTEGWLIVARSAAGACPLAAETGYLLCRRLAELNEDTALFVACGEYAQERRSEGVVTEQVRVEKGAELSHALLALAQRWREREDGGLDGAIRQALMYVSRHYGEPISLQSVAEQVELHPNYLSALFARNMQCGFSHYLQRLRIERAKTLLHTTRRKVSDIAADVGFTDSRYFAKVFKSLTGVTPQQYRAG from the coding sequence ATGCGGGTGTTGATAGCGGAAGACCAAAACGTCATACGGCAGGGGCTTGCAAAGATCATCGGGGAGATTCCCGGCGTGGAGGTGGACGCGGCGGCGGACGGCGCGGCGGCCTGGGCGCAGTACCGTGTCTGCCCGGCGGATCTCATCGTCACGGACATCGTCATGCCGGACATGGACGGACTGGAGCTGATCGAACGCATCCGCGCGGTCGACGACGCCTGCGCCGCGGTGGTCATCAGCGGGTACGACCGGTTTGAATACGCGCGCCGGGCCATGGCGCAGGGCGTGCGCGATTATTTGCTCAAGCCCATGCGGCGCGACAAGATCCTGTCGGTGATAAGCGCGCGGAAGGCCGAGTACGACCAGCGCCGCGAACGCGACGACAAGCTCTTTTCGGCGGCTTGGAACGCGGGCCTTGCCGGAGAGTCAGAGAGGCTGCGCGACGAGCTCACCGGCATGAAGAGCCGGACGGAAGGCTGGCTGATCGTCGCCAGATCCGCCGCGGGCGCCTGCCCGCTCGCGGCGGAAACCGGCTACCTGCTTTGCAGAAGGCTCGCGGAGCTCAATGAGGATACGGCGCTCTTTGTGGCCTGCGGCGAATACGCGCAGGAGCGGCGCAGCGAAGGCGTCGTGACGGAGCAGGTGCGCGTCGAAAAGGGCGCGGAATTGTCGCACGCCCTGCTCGCGCTCGCGCAGCGCTGGCGGGAGCGTGAGGACGGCGGCCTGGACGGAGCGATCCGTCAGGCGCTGATGTACGTGAGCAGGCACTACGGCGAACCCATTTCGCTGCAAAGCGTCGCGGAGCAGGTGGAGCTGCATCCAAACTACCTGTCGGCCCTCTTTGCGCGCAATATGCAGTGCGGCTTTTCCCACTACCTGCAGCGGCTCAGGATCGAAAGAGCCAAGACGCTGCTGCACACGACCCGCCGCAAGGTCAGCGACATCGCCGCGGACGTCGGCTTTACGGACAGCAGGTACTTTGCCAAGGTCTTCAAGTCGCTGACTGGGGTGACGCCCCAGCAGTACCGCGCCGGGTAA
- a CDS encoding putative ABC transporter permease, which produces MNIKKARERLLVFGVGAAGYSMLEILWRGHTHWSMALTGGVCFSVIYEINRRLRHRPMLLRCALGAAVITGMELLVGLLVNERWHMNVWDYSRRRFNYRGQICALYSMLWFLLCIPLGPFCAWLRRRVAR; this is translated from the coding sequence ATGAACATAAAAAAAGCGCGCGAGCGCCTGCTCGTCTTCGGGGTGGGGGCCGCAGGATACAGCATGCTGGAAATTCTCTGGCGCGGGCATACGCACTGGTCGATGGCGCTTACGGGGGGCGTGTGCTTCAGCGTCATTTACGAAATCAACCGCAGGCTGCGCCACAGGCCGATGCTGCTGCGCTGCGCGCTGGGCGCGGCGGTGATTACCGGCATGGAACTGCTCGTGGGCCTGCTCGTGAACGAGCGCTGGCACATGAACGTCTGGGACTACTCGCGCCGCCGCTTTAACTATCGCGGGCAGATTTGTGCGCTGTACAGCATGCTCTGGTTCCTGCTGTGCATCCCGCTGGGGCCGTTCTGCGCGTGGCTGCGCAGGCGTGTGGCGAGGTAA
- a CDS encoding glycoside hydrolase family 27 protein, whose protein sequence is MLAKTPPMGWNSWNTFGEEISEELICRTADILVEQGYRAAGYEYLVIDDCWSLRERSEQGLLVPDPAKFPHGMKAVADYVHQKGLKFGMYSCAGVRTCAGYPSSFDHEFVDARTFAQWGVDFLKYDFCNFPQNGDCRMRYHTMSMALKASGREILYSACNWGQQEPWRWMRSIGAHMYRSTGDIMDNFRSFTDIAKSQIGNLCMSAPGGFNDLDMLTVGMYGKGNVSLGAPCTFEEYRMQFSLWCLFGVPLMMGCDLRTLSGECRALLQSEALIAIDQDEECRPPYLVRCGGVTLPNPDAKPGEYPWRSEDECTYTFIRHLSKGEFVLAFFNLSEHETRLSCLLSDIGLPYPSGIGIVPRDVFTGERLGVKRDEFSVRVPGHDCRLYRCRLSRCDG, encoded by the coding sequence ATGCTCGCAAAAACGCCGCCTATGGGCTGGAACTCGTGGAACACATTTGGCGAGGAGATCAGCGAGGAGCTGATCTGCAGGACCGCCGACATCCTGGTGGAGCAGGGATACCGCGCAGCCGGATATGAATACCTGGTCATCGACGACTGCTGGAGCCTGCGCGAACGGAGCGAACAAGGCCTGCTCGTGCCCGATCCGGCGAAGTTTCCGCACGGCATGAAGGCCGTGGCGGACTACGTGCACCAAAAGGGGCTGAAGTTCGGCATGTACTCCTGCGCGGGCGTGCGCACCTGCGCGGGCTATCCTTCCAGCTTTGACCATGAGTTCGTGGACGCGCGCACGTTCGCGCAGTGGGGCGTGGACTTCCTGAAGTACGACTTCTGCAACTTTCCGCAGAACGGCGATTGCAGGATGCGCTACCACACCATGAGCATGGCGCTCAAGGCCAGCGGGCGCGAAATCCTCTATTCCGCCTGCAACTGGGGTCAGCAGGAACCCTGGCGCTGGATGCGCTCCATCGGGGCGCACATGTACCGCTCCACGGGCGACATCATGGACAACTTCCGCTCCTTTACCGACATCGCGAAGTCGCAGATCGGGAACCTGTGCATGAGCGCTCCGGGCGGGTTTAACGACCTGGACATGCTCACCGTCGGCATGTACGGCAAGGGCAACGTCAGCCTGGGCGCTCCCTGTACCTTTGAGGAATACCGCATGCAGTTTTCGCTCTGGTGCCTCTTCGGCGTGCCGCTGATGATGGGGTGCGACCTGCGCACGCTCAGCGGCGAGTGCCGGGCGCTGCTGCAGAGCGAAGCGCTGATCGCCATCGATCAGGATGAGGAATGCCGCCCGCCGTATCTGGTGCGCTGTGGCGGGGTGACGCTGCCCAATCCCGATGCGAAGCCCGGCGAATATCCCTGGCGCAGCGAGGACGAGTGCACCTATACGTTTATCCGCCACCTGTCAAAGGGCGAGTTCGTGCTCGCGTTCTTCAATCTCTCCGAGCACGAGACCCGGCTGTCCTGTCTGCTTTCGGATATCGGCTTGCCCTATCCGTCGGGGATCGGCATCGTGCCGCGCGACGTCTTTACGGGCGAACGGCTCGGCGTGAAGCGCGACGAATTCAGCGTCCGCGTGCCGGGCCACGACTGCCGCCTCTATCGCTGTCGGCTTTCGCGCTGCGATGGATAG